A section of the Mycolicibacterium anyangense genome encodes:
- the rpsD gene encoding 30S ribosomal protein S4, with translation MARYTGPVTRKSRRLGVDLVGGDQSFEKRPYPPGQHGRARIKESEYRQQLQEKQKARFTYGVMEKQFRKYYEEASRHSGKTGENLLQILESRLDNVVYRAGLARTRRMARQLVSHGHFTVNGVKVNIPSYRVSQYDIIDVKEKSLNTLPFQVARETAGDRPIPGWLQVVGERQRILVHQLPTREQIQVPLAEQLIVEYYSK, from the coding sequence ATGGCTCGTTATACCGGACCCGTCACTCGCAAGTCGCGCCGTCTCGGCGTCGACCTCGTCGGCGGTGATCAGTCGTTCGAGAAGCGCCCCTACCCGCCCGGCCAGCACGGCCGCGCGCGGATCAAGGAGAGCGAATACCGCCAGCAGCTGCAGGAGAAGCAGAAGGCCCGCTTCACCTACGGCGTCATGGAGAAGCAGTTCCGCAAGTACTACGAAGAGGCCTCGCGGCACTCGGGTAAGACCGGCGAGAACCTGCTGCAGATCCTGGAGAGCCGGCTGGACAACGTCGTGTACCGCGCCGGTCTGGCGCGTACCCGCCGGATGGCCCGTCAGCTGGTCAGCCACGGCCACTTCACCGTCAACGGTGTCAAGGTGAACATCCCGAGCTACCGGGTGTCGCAGTACGACATCATCGACGTCAAGGAGAAGTCGCTCAACACGCTGCCGTTCCAGGTGGCCCGCGAGACCGCAGGCGATCGTCCGATCCCGGGCTGGCTGCAGGTGGTCGGGGAGCGTCAGCGCATCCTCGTGCACCAGCTGCCCACCCGCGAGCAGATCCAGGTCCCGCTCGCCGAGCAGCTGATCGTCGAGTACTACTCGAAGTAA
- the infA gene encoding translation initiation factor IF-1, with product MAKKDGAIEVEGRVVEPLPNAMFRIELENGHKVLAHISGKMRQHYIRILPEDRVVVELSPYDLTRGRIVYRYK from the coding sequence ATGGCCAAGAAAGACGGTGCCATCGAGGTCGAGGGCCGCGTGGTCGAGCCCCTGCCCAATGCGATGTTTCGCATTGAGCTGGAGAACGGTCACAAGGTGCTCGCTCACATCAGCGGCAAGATGCGGCAGCACTACATCCGCATCCTTCCCGAGGACCGGGTGGTGGTGGAGTTGTCTCCCTACGACCTGACCCGGGGTCGCATTGTGTACCGGTACAAGTAG
- the rpmJ gene encoding 50S ribosomal protein L36, with protein sequence MKVNPSVKPICDKCRVIRRHGRVMVICSDPRHKQRQG encoded by the coding sequence GTGAAGGTGAACCCGAGCGTCAAGCCGATCTGCGACAAGTGCAGGGTGATCCGCCGGCATGGGCGGGTCATGGTGATCTGCTCTGATCCGCGCCACAAGCAGCGGCAGGGCTGA
- the rpsM gene encoding 30S ribosomal protein S13 yields MARLMGVDLPRDKRMEIALTYIYGIGRTRSQEILAATGIDRDLRSKDLTDDQVTQLRDYIEGNDLKVEGDLRREVQADIRRKIEIGCYQGLRHRRGLPVRGQRTKTNARTRKGPKRTIAGKKKAR; encoded by the coding sequence ATGGCACGTCTCATGGGCGTTGACCTCCCGCGCGACAAGCGCATGGAGATCGCGCTGACCTATATCTACGGCATTGGCCGTACCCGCTCGCAGGAAATCCTTGCGGCGACCGGTATCGACCGGGATCTGCGCAGCAAGGACCTCACCGACGATCAGGTGACCCAGCTCCGCGACTACATCGAGGGCAACGATCTCAAGGTGGAAGGTGACCTGCGCCGTGAGGTGCAGGCCGACATCCGTCGCAAGATCGAGATCGGCTGCTACCAGGGTCTGCGGCACCGCCGCGGTCTGCCGGTGCGCGGCCAGCGAACCAAGACCAATGCGCGTACCCGCAAGGGCCCGAAGCGCACCATCGCCGGCAAGAAGAAGGCCAGGTAA
- a CDS encoding FAD-dependent oxidoreductase: MTGPLPQPKKPVILTVDDDPAVSRAVARDLRRHYGERYRIVRAESGLDALETLNELKLRGETVAVFVADYRMPQMSGIQFLEEAMDVYPMARRVLLTAYADTHAAIDAINVVDLDHYLLKPWDPPEEKLYPVLDALLEAWHATGDRAIPHTKVIGHRWSERSWEVRQFLARNQHSFRSFMADEPKGRQLLDAAGLDGFQLPVVITEQGETLVDPTDAELAGMLGLSTVPSLEMYDLAVIGGGPAGLAAAVYGASEGLKTVLIEETTTGGQAGRSSRIENYLGFPTGISGAELTTSARRQAERFGAEVITTRKAVGLTAGDAGTARTITFSDGGEIAARSVILATGVDYRQLRVTGCWDNPDDSSCNYVGRGVYYGASVSDASECEGEDVYLVGGANSAGQAALFMAERAKSVTMLVRGPSLEASMSHYLIARIEKHPKITVRTCTEVVDTLGEDDHLTGLILENKQTGERDTVASTRMCCFIGAEPRTEWLKEIVAVDDHGFVLAGPDLRDVAGWTLDRPPHHLETSVPGVFVAGDVRAESAKRVAAAVGEGSMAVMLVHRYLAEA; the protein is encoded by the coding sequence ATGACTGGACCTCTCCCCCAGCCCAAAAAACCCGTGATTCTCACCGTCGACGACGACCCTGCCGTTTCCCGTGCGGTGGCCCGGGATCTGCGTCGTCACTACGGCGAGAGATACCGGATCGTGCGGGCCGAATCGGGACTCGACGCGCTGGAAACACTCAACGAACTGAAGCTGCGCGGGGAAACCGTGGCGGTCTTCGTCGCCGACTACCGGATGCCGCAGATGAGCGGCATCCAGTTCCTCGAAGAGGCGATGGACGTCTACCCCATGGCGCGCCGCGTCCTGCTGACCGCCTACGCCGACACCCATGCCGCGATCGACGCCATCAACGTCGTCGACCTCGACCACTACCTGCTCAAGCCGTGGGATCCGCCCGAGGAGAAGCTCTACCCCGTTCTCGACGCGCTGCTCGAGGCCTGGCACGCCACCGGCGACCGCGCCATTCCGCACACCAAGGTGATCGGCCACCGCTGGAGCGAGCGGTCCTGGGAGGTGCGTCAGTTCCTGGCACGCAACCAGCATTCGTTCCGCTCGTTCATGGCCGACGAGCCCAAGGGCCGCCAGTTGCTCGACGCCGCCGGCCTGGACGGCTTCCAGCTGCCGGTGGTCATCACCGAACAGGGTGAGACCCTCGTCGACCCCACCGATGCCGAACTGGCGGGGATGCTGGGGCTGTCGACGGTTCCGTCGCTGGAGATGTATGACCTGGCCGTCATCGGCGGCGGCCCGGCCGGTCTGGCGGCCGCGGTGTACGGCGCCTCCGAAGGCCTCAAGACGGTGCTCATCGAGGAGACGACGACGGGCGGGCAAGCCGGACGCAGCTCGCGCATCGAGAACTACCTCGGCTTCCCGACCGGGATCTCCGGCGCGGAATTGACCACCTCGGCGCGCAGGCAGGCCGAGCGGTTCGGTGCCGAGGTGATCACCACCCGCAAGGCGGTCGGACTGACTGCCGGTGACGCCGGCACCGCGCGCACCATCACCTTCTCCGACGGTGGCGAAATCGCCGCTCGCTCAGTCATTTTGGCCACCGGCGTGGATTACCGGCAGCTTCGCGTCACCGGCTGCTGGGACAACCCGGACGACTCGTCCTGCAACTATGTCGGCCGCGGGGTCTACTACGGCGCCTCGGTGTCGGACGCCTCGGAATGCGAAGGCGAGGACGTCTACCTGGTCGGCGGCGCCAACTCCGCGGGGCAGGCGGCACTGTTCATGGCCGAGCGGGCGAAGTCGGTGACCATGCTGGTGCGCGGGCCGTCACTGGAGGCCTCGATGTCGCACTACCTGATCGCCCGGATCGAGAAGCACCCGAAGATCACCGTGCGCACCTGCACCGAGGTGGTCGACACGCTCGGCGAGGACGACCACCTGACCGGCCTGATCCTGGAGAACAAGCAGACCGGCGAACGCGACACCGTCGCCTCGACCCGGATGTGCTGTTTCATCGGCGCCGAGCCGCGCACCGAATGGCTCAAGGAGATCGTCGCCGTCGACGACCACGGATTCGTCCTGGCCGGACCGGACCTGCGTGACGTCGCCGGCTGGACACTGGACCGCCCGCCGCACCACCTGGAAACAAGTGTGCCCGGTGTGTTTGTTGCAGGAGACGTGCGCGCCGAGTCCGCCAAACGGGTGGCGGCCGCCGTCGGCGAAGGATCGATGGCGGTCATGTTGGTGCACCGGTACTTGGCGGAGGCCTAG
- the rplQ gene encoding 50S ribosomal protein L17, producing MPKPTKGPRLGGSSSHQKALLANLATSLFEHGRIKTTEPKARALRPYAEKLITHAKKGTLHNRREVMKKIRDKDVVHTLFAEIGPFFADREGGYTRIIKVEARKGDNAPMAVIELVREKTVTSEANRARKAAAPKAAEAPKAEEAPVEESAVEEAPVADSVEEIKAEDAAIADAQTAEVAEEAAEDSDADKS from the coding sequence ATGCCTAAGCCCACCAAGGGCCCCCGTCTCGGCGGGTCGTCCTCGCACCAGAAGGCGCTGCTGGCCAACCTGGCCACTTCGCTCTTCGAGCACGGCCGGATCAAGACCACGGAGCCCAAGGCGCGGGCGCTGCGGCCGTACGCGGAGAAGCTCATCACCCACGCCAAGAAGGGCACGCTGCACAACCGGCGTGAGGTGATGAAGAAGATCCGTGACAAGGACGTGGTGCACACCCTGTTCGCCGAGATCGGTCCGTTCTTCGCCGACCGTGAGGGCGGCTACACCCGGATCATCAAGGTCGAGGCACGCAAGGGTGACAACGCCCCGATGGCCGTCATCGAGCTGGTCCGCGAGAAGACGGTGACCTCTGAGGCCAACCGGGCTCGCAAGGCTGCTGCGCCGAAGGCTGCCGAGGCTCCGAAGGCCGAGGAGGCCCCGGTCGAGGAGTCTGCGGTCGAGGAGGCGCCGGTGGCCGACAGCGTCGAGGAGATCAAGGCTGAAGACGCCGCGATCGCCGACGCGCAGACTGCTGAGGTCGCCGAGGAAGCTGCCGAGGATTCGGACGCTGACAAGTCCTGA
- the rpsK gene encoding 30S ribosomal protein S11 — MAQAKKGGAPKKGAAKTRRREKKNVPHGAAHIKSTFNNTIVSITDPQGNVIAWASSGHVGFKGSRKSTPFAAQLAAENAARKAQEHGVKKVDVFVKGPGSGRETAIRSLQAAGLEVGAISDVTPQPHNGCRPPKRRRV, encoded by the coding sequence ATGGCACAAGCAAAGAAGGGTGGCGCTCCCAAGAAGGGTGCAGCCAAGACCCGCCGCAGGGAAAAGAAGAACGTTCCCCACGGCGCCGCCCACATCAAGAGCACGTTCAACAACACGATCGTCTCCATCACCGATCCGCAGGGCAACGTCATCGCATGGGCGTCCTCCGGTCACGTCGGCTTCAAGGGCTCGCGTAAGTCGACCCCGTTCGCCGCGCAGCTGGCTGCCGAGAACGCGGCCCGCAAGGCGCAGGAACACGGCGTGAAGAAGGTCGACGTGTTCGTCAAGGGCCCGGGTTCGGGTCGCGAGACGGCAATCCGCTCGCTGCAGGCGGCCGGCCTCGAGGTCGGCGCCATCTCCGACGTCACTCCGCAGCCGCACAACGGCTGCCGTCCGCCCAAGCGGCGCCGGGTCTAG
- a CDS encoding DNA-directed RNA polymerase subunit alpha, giving the protein MLISQRPTLSEEVIAENRSQFVIEPLEPGFGYTLGNSLRRTLLSSIPGAAVTSIRIDGVLHEFTTVPGVKEDVTDIILNLKGLVVSSEEDEPVTMYLRKQGPGEVTAGDIVPPAGVTVHNPDMHIATLNDKGKLEVELVVERGRGYVPAVQNKASGAEIGRIPVDSIYSPVLKVTYKVEATRVEQRTDFDKLILDVETKNSISPRDALASAGKTLVELFGLARELNVEAEGIEIGPSPAEADHIAAFALPIDDLDLTVRSYNCLKREGVHTVGELVARTESDLLDIRNFGQKSIDEVKIKLHQLGLSLKDSPATFDPSEVAGYDVATGTWNSDAGYDLDDTQDYAETEQL; this is encoded by the coding sequence ATGCTGATTTCTCAGCGACCCACACTGAGCGAAGAGGTCATTGCCGAGAACCGCTCCCAGTTCGTCATCGAACCGCTGGAGCCGGGTTTCGGTTACACCCTTGGCAATTCGCTGCGGCGCACGCTGCTGTCGTCGATTCCCGGCGCGGCCGTCACCAGCATCCGCATCGATGGTGTGCTGCATGAGTTCACCACCGTGCCCGGGGTCAAGGAAGACGTCACCGACATCATCCTGAACCTCAAGGGCCTGGTCGTGTCGTCCGAGGAGGACGAGCCGGTCACCATGTACCTGCGCAAGCAGGGCCCGGGTGAGGTCACCGCCGGTGACATCGTCCCGCCGGCCGGGGTGACCGTGCACAACCCGGACATGCACATCGCGACCCTGAACGACAAGGGCAAGCTGGAGGTCGAGCTCGTCGTCGAGCGCGGCCGCGGCTACGTCCCCGCCGTTCAGAACAAGGCCTCGGGTGCTGAAATCGGCCGTATCCCGGTCGATTCCATCTACTCGCCGGTGCTGAAGGTCACCTACAAGGTGGAGGCCACCCGCGTCGAGCAGCGCACCGACTTCGACAAGCTGATCCTGGACGTCGAGACCAAGAACTCGATCAGCCCGCGGGACGCCCTGGCGTCGGCCGGCAAGACCCTGGTCGAACTGTTCGGTCTGGCACGGGAACTCAACGTCGAGGCCGAGGGCATCGAGATCGGCCCGTCGCCTGCCGAAGCCGATCACATCGCGGCGTTCGCGCTGCCGATCGACGATCTGGATCTGACCGTCCGGTCGTACAACTGCCTCAAGCGCGAGGGTGTGCACACCGTCGGCGAGCTGGTCGCCCGCACGGAGTCCGATCTGCTGGACATCCGTAACTTCGGCCAGAAGTCGATCGATGAGGTCAAGATCAAGCTGCACCAGTTGGGTCTGTCGCTCAAGGACAGCCCCGCCACCTTCGATCCGTCGGAGGTCGCCGGCTACGACGTGGCCACCGGCACCTGGAACAGCGATGCCGGCTATGACCTGGACGACACCCAGGACTACGCCGAAACCGAACAGCTCTAA